One part of the Plasmodium cynomolgi strain B DNA, chromosome 3, whole genome shotgun sequence genome encodes these proteins:
- a CDS encoding Plasmodium yoelii blood stage membrane protein ag-1 (putative), which translates to MFGTKFIFNIFKNKFNSISKKCVSYVIKSYKRTCPHISDFEPFASMYYFSGLHNYRTFYLLVKINEIFNINKYKHIYIIFSTDKYDFQTDEIPTNKKNRIHIDQRVDIKIRQCDETLKVDLFTTKLTKKVHIGQINIDINSSVITKSFPKNEWFVCFKDGQEICKVQMSFYKIQKYACPNECMFIQDGLELWKNKSKSINKKNINLQNIHKEFYDDDKNLSLIDVDTDINDISLMQKLKLMSFVLEQEICVFDFYAYVPKYMSAKEIMGEWFLCFLCFKDGKEEDVINIETIIERNIHRDINIPMLNILRIVVDSKNNTNANIMYTYENEKYHLSIHSEHNLSYIIDAITIFTNELKVLKESCGEKLELRKNMIMQEINMKKLMGKRRLASPRFRRSIPKSAHKMMNEMYEQKDSLETTVGERDEFMNDVLEEGGDQKEEEPLSGAVFTNHRTRKGRAPPNGTAIGAGQDT; encoded by the exons aTGTTTGGAACCAAATTCatctttaatatttttaagaacaAATTTAACAGCATATCGAAGAAATGCGTAAGCTATGTCATAAAGAGTTACAAAAGGACATGCCCGCACATCAGCGACTTCGAGCCGTTCG CCTCCATGTACTACTTCAGCGGGCTGCACAACTACAGGACCTTCTACTTGCTCGTAAAAATCAACGAAATATTTAACATTAATAAGtacaaacatatatacatcaTATTCAGCACGGACAAATATGACTTTCAAACGGATG AAATCCCGACCAACAAGAAAAACAGAATACATATCGACCAGCGAGTGGATATAAAAATCAGGCAGTGCGATGAAACGCTCAAAGTCGACCTGTTCACGACCAAATTAACGAAGAAGGTCCACATTGGACAGATCAATATAGACATAAATTCGAGCGTCATCACCAAGTCCTTTCCCAAGAACGAATG GTTCGTGTGCTTCAAGGATGGACAAGAAATCTGCAAAGTGCAAATGTCCTTTTACAAAA TTCAGAAATATGCGTGCCCCAATGAGTGCATGTTCATACAGGATGGACTCGAATTATGGAAGAACAAATCTAAGAGtatcaacaaaaaaaatattaacttaCAAAATATTCACAAGGAGTTCTATGACGACGATAAAAATTTGTCCCTAATAGATGTGGACACG GACATAAACGATATAAGTCTGATGCAAAAGCTGAAGCTGATGAGCTTCGTCCTAGAACAAGAAATCTGCGTGTTCGATTTTTACGCATACGTTCCGAAGTACATGTCGGCGAAGGAGATAATGG GGGAGTGGTTCCTGTGCTTCCTCTGCTTCAAGGACggcaaagaagaagatgtAATTAACATCGAGACGATAATCGAGCGAAACATTCATCGAGACATAAACATCCCCATGCTGAATATATTGCGAATCGTCGTGGACAGCAAAAACAACACCAACGCCAATATTATGTACACGTATGAGAATGAGAAATACCATTTGAGCATTCACTCGGAGCATAACCTGTCCTACATCATCGATGCTATAACGATTTTTACGAACGAG CTAAAAGTCCTCAAAGAATCTTGCGGAGAAAAACTGGagctgagaaaaaatatgatcatgCAAGAAATCAACATGAAAAAGTTGATGG gaaaaagaagactTGCCTCCCCCAGGTTCAGACGCAGTATCCCCAAAAGTGCCCATAAAATGATGAACGAAATGTATGAACAGAAAGACAGCCTTGAAACAACAGTAGGGGAAAGGGACGAGTTTATGAATGACGTGTTGGAGGAAGGAGGGGaccagaaggaggaagagccGCTTAGCGGTGC GGTATTTACAAATCATAGAACACGGAAGGGGAGagcccccccaaatggaactGCCATAGGGGCGGGACAAGACACTTAA